From a single Myotis daubentonii chromosome 5, mMyoDau2.1, whole genome shotgun sequence genomic region:
- the LOC132236095 gene encoding protein-tyrosine kinase 2-beta-like, translating to MDQLLRHQRGDSAATCCLHGAKLVPRDCRRQSVCCSQGRRPGSQGLAHPHSHPISAATWLFLSVSGQLYLSRTPGGPSSGTRAEFTGPPQKPPRLGAQSIQPTANLDRTDDMVYDNVMDLVQAVLDLKNKLCQLPPEAYVMVVKNVGLTLRKLIGSVDSILPSLPASSRTEIEGTQKLLNKDLAELINKMRLAQQNAVTSLSEECKRQMLTASHTLAVDAKNLLDAVDQAKILANLAHPPAE from the exons CTGCTGCGGCACCAGCGGGGGGACTCCGCAGCCACCTGCTGCCTTCACGGAGCGAAGCTTGTTCCTCGTGATTGTCGACGCCAGAGTGTGTGCTGTTCTCAGGGCCGCCGCCCAGGCTCACAGGGACTGGCACACCCTCACAGTCACCCCATCTCTGCTGCGACCtggcttttcctctctgtaagtgGACAACTGTACTTGTCCCGGACTCCAGGAGGGCCATCCTCTGGAACTAGAG CCGAGTTCACGGGCCCCCCACAGAAGCCGCCGAGGCTGGGTGCACAG TCCATCCAGCCCACAGCCAACCTGGATCGGACCGACGACATGGTGTACGACAATGTCATGGATCTGGTGCAGGCTGTGCTGGACCTCAAGAATAAACTCTGCCAGCTGCCCCCCGAGGCCTACGTGATGGTGGTGAAG AACGTGGGCCTGACCCTGCGGAAGCTGATCGGGAGCGTGGACAGTATCCTGCCTTCCTTGCCGGCGTCGTCACGGACGGAG ATTGAAGGGACCCAGAAACTGCTCAACAAGGACCTGGCGGAGCTCATCAATAAGATGCGACTGGCCCAGCAAAACGCCGTGACCTCCCTGAGCGAGGAGTGCAAGCGGCAGATGCTCACGGCCTCCCACACCCTGGCCGTGGACGCAAAGAACCTGCTCGATGCCGTGGACCAGGCCAAGATTCTGGCCAACCTGGCTCACCCGCCTGCAGAGTGA